A window of Microbacterium sp. Root61 genomic DNA:
CGAAACGGTCTTCGTCATACCCGGGCTCGGGGGGTACTCGGTCAACGCCACGTTGCTGCATGATCTGCCCGTCGTGCAGATCATCACGCTCATCTTCACGGTCGTGATCGTCGTCACCAACCTGGTGGTCGAGATCGTCTACAGCAGGCTGAACGTCAAGGAGACCACGGCATGACCGAGCTCACCACGGCAGGCCCGATCTCGCAGCGGCCGCCGGATCCGCCCATCGGCCCCACAGATACGCGCACGGTGCAGCCACTTCGGCGGCTGCTTGCCAAACGACCACAGGTTTGGGCGTGCGGCGTGATTCTGGTGGTGGTCGTGCTGGCGGTGGCGCTGGCGCCCTGGATCGCCCCGCACGACCCTCTGGCCCAGAACCTGACAGCGATCCTGCAGGGTCCGAGCAGCACGTATCCGCTGGGGACAGACGACCTCGGACGAGACGTCCTCTCCCGCCTGCTGTACGGCGGACGAACCACTCTGCTCGGTGTCGTGCAGGCAGTGGTCGTCTTTCTCGTGGTCGGAGCGACCGCGGGGCTCGTCGCCGGCATGTCACGGGGCATGGCCGACGGGGTCTTGACACGTGGAGCGGAAGTGATGCTCTCGATCCCGAGCTTCATCATCATCCTCGTGGTGCTCACCATCATTCCGGGCAGCATGACGACGGCGATGATCACGGTCGGCATTCTGACGAGTCCGTTGCTGATGCGCGTCGTCCGTGGGAACACCCGCATCATCCGAAATGAGCTCTACGTTCGCTCGGCGCGCTCGATGGGGCTGTCGGAGACGCAAGTGACCGTGCGTCATGTCCTGCCGCGATTGGGGGGCCCGATCATCGTCCAGGCGACGATCTTCGCCGGCGCGGTGATCATGGTCGAGACGGGACTGGGCTATCTCGGATTCGGGGAGCGGCTCCCCAATCCCAGTTGGGGAAACCTGGTGACCACGGCGAGCGAGAACATCAATCGTCAGCCGTGGCTACTCATCCCCACCGGGGGCATCATCATCACGGTCGTGCTGTGCCTGACTCTGCTCGGAGATGGTCTGCGCGATGCCGTCGCCGAGCGGTGGACCGGGACGATGCCGACCCCACGGTCTCTGCGGAAGGCCAGGAAGGCCGCCAAACGTGCGAGCGCCGCCAAAACACAAGCGACAACCGCTGATGCCGACCGCGTCGAAACGGGGGCGGCTCCGATCCTTCGGGTCCGAGGACTCACCGTCGTCACGGACACCCCGTCGGGACCGCTCACCCTCGTCGAGGACGTCACCTTCGACGTGCGCGCAGGGGAGACACTGTGCCTCGTCGGGGAGTCCGGATCGGGCAAGTCGATCACGGCACTCTCCATCCTCGGCCTCACACGCGGCCCGCGCGTCACAGTCGGTGAGATCTGGGTCGGCGATACGGAGATCTCGCATCTCCCTGCCGGCGAGCTCGCAGCCGTGCGCGGTGCTCGATTCGGCTACATCACGCAGGACCCGCAGCCTTCGCTGGACCCCTCGGTCCGGGTCGGTGATCTGCTCGCCCAACTTGTCCGACTACATACCGGCGTCGGCGTGCGCAGTTCACGTCGGCGTGCGATCGAACTGATTGAGACGGTCGGCATACCGGAGCCGGAGACCGTTGCGCGACGATATCCCCATCAGCTCTCCGGAGGGATGGCGCAGCGCATCGTCATTGCCGCGGCGCTGTCCGGAAATCCAGACATCCTGATCGCGGACGAGCCGACCACTGCTCTGGATGTCACGGTGCAGGCCGAGATCCTCGGGCTGCTGCACCGTCTCAGTCAGGGGTCGGGCGAGCTCTCCCTCCTCCTCATCACCCACGATTGGGGGGTGGTTGCCGATATCGCCGACCGCGTCGCCGTCATGTATCGCGGACGTGTGGTGGAGCAGGCCGCGACGACGGAGGTGTTCTCGGCGCCGCAGCACGCATTCACACGGGGAATGCTCGACCACGAGCCCGACCGCCAAGACCGAAGAGCGCGCGCGACGGAGTCCATCGAGAGCCCACTGCTGGTCGTGGACGATCTGCGTGTGGACTACGCGTCTCGTGACGCGGGGGGCCGCCGCACCACGCTCCACGCGGTCAAGGGCGTGACGCTGAGCATCGCACGCGGTCGCACCCTCGGATTGGTCGGCGAATCGGGGTCGGGGAAGTCGACCGTGGGTTCGGCGATCGCTGGTCTGGTGCCGGTCTCCGGCGGCAGCTTGCTGTTCGGAGGAGAGGAGATCGCCCACGCGAGCAAGCAGCGTCGGCGGCAGCTCACGAGCGAGATCCAGGTCATCTTCCAAGATCCTTACGGGTCGTTGAACCCGGTGCGGACCGTCGGTGCGACCCTGACGGAACCACTGACCCGCGCGCACGGACTGAGCGCTGCGCAGGCGAGGGAGCGTGTTCGCACCACTCTCGAGCGCGTCGGGCTCGACGCCTCGGCCGGCGCCAGATATCCCGCCCAGTTCTCCGGCGGCCAACGTCAGCGGATCGCGATCGCGCGCGCTCTCGTTCTCGAACCGAAGCTGATCGTCTGTGACGAACCGGTGAGCGCGCTGGACCTGTCGATACAGGCCCAGGTCCTCGATCTGCTCTCTGAACTGCAAAGGGACCTCGGCGTCGCTTATCTGTTCATCTCCCACGATCTGTCGGTCGTGCGCAACTTCTGCGATGAACTGGCGGTCATGTATCGCGGAGAGATCGTCGAAGCGGGAGAGACCGAGTCCGTGTGCGCGGACCCGACCCACCCGTACACGCGGTCACTTCTGCAGGCCGCCCCGATCGCCGACCCCGCGCTGCAGCGCGGCCGGTCGCTGGATACAGTGAGGTACACCGGATGAAGCCTGCCCCCGCAGAACTGACTGCGCTGCTCCCCGAGCCCGTCGCCCGTTTCGTGCACGAGCACCCGGATGACGACCTGTCCCACCTGTCGGTGTCCGAGCGGCGACGCTATGCGCTCGCCTTGGCGGACTTGACCTTTCTGCGCTACAGCCGACCCGCGGTCGCGGTCGGCTCGGTGCGGGAGGTCGTGATGGGTGAAGGATCGGCTTCGGTGCGGTGCAGGCTCTATCTTCCTAACGACTGGCAGGGAGGATTGCATGTTCATCTGCACGGTGGTGGCTTCTGGGCGGGCACCATCGATGAACTCGTGACCGATGCGATCTGCCGACGACGCGCCGTCGAGGGCGAAGTCGCCGTCCTCGCCGTCGACTATCGACTCGCTCCCGAGAATCCGTTTCCTGCAGGCTTGGAAGATGCGCTCCTCGTGCTCGACGCGGCGTTGTCGACGTCGCAGGGGATCGGCCACGACCCGCGAAACGTCTCGCTCGGAGGGGTGTCAGCAGGCGGGAACCTCGCCGCCGCCGCAACGATCGAGCTCGGTGAGCGAGCCCGGCTCCTGCGTGTGCTGCTGCTGGAGGTCCCGGCGGTG
This region includes:
- a CDS encoding ABC transporter ATP-binding protein/permease encodes the protein MTELTTAGPISQRPPDPPIGPTDTRTVQPLRRLLAKRPQVWACGVILVVVVLAVALAPWIAPHDPLAQNLTAILQGPSSTYPLGTDDLGRDVLSRLLYGGRTTLLGVVQAVVVFLVVGATAGLVAGMSRGMADGVLTRGAEVMLSIPSFIIILVVLTIIPGSMTTAMITVGILTSPLLMRVVRGNTRIIRNELYVRSARSMGLSETQVTVRHVLPRLGGPIIVQATIFAGAVIMVETGLGYLGFGERLPNPSWGNLVTTASENINRQPWLLIPTGGIIITVVLCLTLLGDGLRDAVAERWTGTMPTPRSLRKARKAAKRASAAKTQATTADADRVETGAAPILRVRGLTVVTDTPSGPLTLVEDVTFDVRAGETLCLVGESGSGKSITALSILGLTRGPRVTVGEIWVGDTEISHLPAGELAAVRGARFGYITQDPQPSLDPSVRVGDLLAQLVRLHTGVGVRSSRRRAIELIETVGIPEPETVARRYPHQLSGGMAQRIVIAAALSGNPDILIADEPTTALDVTVQAEILGLLHRLSQGSGELSLLLITHDWGVVADIADRVAVMYRGRVVEQAATTEVFSAPQHAFTRGMLDHEPDRQDRRARATESIESPLLVVDDLRVDYASRDAGGRRTTLHAVKGVTLSIARGRTLGLVGESGSGKSTVGSAIAGLVPVSGGSLLFGGEEIAHASKQRRRQLTSEIQVIFQDPYGSLNPVRTVGATLTEPLTRAHGLSAAQARERVRTTLERVGLDASAGARYPAQFSGGQRQRIAIARALVLEPKLIVCDEPVSALDLSIQAQVLDLLSELQRDLGVAYLFISHDLSVVRNFCDELAVMYRGEIVEAGETESVCADPTHPYTRSLLQAAPIADPALQRGRSLDTVRYTG
- a CDS encoding alpha/beta hydrolase; the protein is MKPAPAELTALLPEPVARFVHEHPDDDLSHLSVSERRRYALALADLTFLRYSRPAVAVGSVREVVMGEGSASVRCRLYLPNDWQGGLHVHLHGGGFWAGTIDELVTDAICRRRAVEGEVAVLAVDYRLAPENPFPAGLEDALLVLDAALSTSQGIGHDPRNVSLGGVSAGGNLAAAATIELGERARLLRVLLLEVPAVDLSPSALPDLADRSTREEYEQLLALYLQGNAEPLDHRVSPLYASDLTRFPYTYIRVSEFDALRPGAERFAARLRGAGVPVDEECTAGALHGVLSLDRVWKPAQEWQARAGVLLRDVHTGPAARERTVGS